Proteins encoded within one genomic window of Acidovorax sp. 107:
- the mnmA gene encoding tRNA 2-thiouridine(34) synthase MnmA, with protein sequence MNKHRVVVGLSGGVDSAVTAYLLKQQGHEVVGIFMKNWEDDDDSEYCSSNIDFVDAAAVADVIGIEIEHVNFAADYKDRVFAEFLREYQAGRTPNPDVLCNAEIKFKAFLDHAMRLGAEKIATGHYARARQNATSGLFELLKGLDPSKDQSYFLHRLNQAQLSKTLFPVGELHKTEVRRIAEEIGLPNAKKKDSTGICFIGERPFREFLNRYISHAPGPILDDRGRKLGQHVGLSFYTLGQRQGLGIGGVKERGAQRGGGAHEPWFVARKDLEKNTLRVVQGHDHPWLLSHRLVAQDVSWCAGHTPTPGAYAAKTRYRQQDAACTLEAAPDGFGLQFPEAQWAVTPGQSAVLYDGDVCLGGGVIAGVV encoded by the coding sequence ATGAACAAACACAGGGTCGTTGTTGGCCTGTCCGGTGGGGTGGACTCGGCCGTGACCGCCTACCTGCTCAAACAGCAGGGCCACGAGGTCGTCGGCATCTTCATGAAAAACTGGGAAGATGACGACGACAGCGAATACTGCTCGTCCAACATCGACTTCGTGGACGCAGCCGCCGTGGCCGACGTGATCGGTATCGAGATCGAGCATGTGAACTTCGCGGCCGACTACAAGGACCGCGTGTTCGCGGAGTTCCTGCGCGAGTACCAGGCGGGCCGCACACCCAACCCCGATGTGCTGTGCAACGCAGAGATCAAGTTCAAGGCTTTTCTGGACCACGCCATGCGGCTGGGGGCGGAGAAGATCGCCACCGGGCATTACGCCCGCGCGCGCCAGAACGCCACATCTGGCCTGTTCGAGCTGCTCAAGGGACTGGACCCGAGCAAGGACCAGAGCTACTTTCTGCACCGCCTGAACCAGGCCCAGCTGTCCAAGACGCTGTTCCCCGTGGGCGAGCTGCACAAGACCGAGGTGCGCCGCATTGCCGAGGAAATTGGCCTGCCCAACGCCAAGAAGAAGGATTCGACCGGTATCTGCTTCATCGGTGAGCGGCCGTTCCGTGAATTTCTCAACCGCTACATCAGCCACGCGCCCGGTCCCATCCTGGATGACCGGGGACGCAAGCTGGGCCAGCACGTGGGCCTGAGTTTCTACACGCTGGGCCAGCGCCAGGGGCTGGGCATTGGCGGCGTGAAAGAAAGGGGCGCACAGCGGGGTGGCGGTGCGCACGAGCCCTGGTTCGTGGCGCGCAAGGACCTGGAAAAAAACACGCTGCGCGTGGTGCAGGGGCACGACCACCCGTGGCTGCTGTCACACCGTCTGGTGGCGCAGGACGTGAGCTGGTGCGCCGGTCATACGCCCACACCCGGCGCCTATGCCGCCAAGACGCGCTACCGCCAGCAGGATGCCGCCTGCACGCTGGAGGCCGCGCCGGACGGTTTTGGGCTGCAGTTCCCCGAAGCCCAGTGGGCCGTGACGCCGGGGCAGAGCGCAGTGCTGTACGACGGCGACGTGTGCCTGGGTGGCGGTGTGATTGCGGGCGTGGTGTGA